The DNA region TGACCGCCATTTGCTCTTGCGCAACTTCGGGCCAAGATATTGAACCCAAATTTACACGGTCATCAGGGGCTGAATTTGCCAAGGGCAGCCGCAAGCTCGATGTTCCCTACGTGGTCACTCATCAGGCCGTCGTCAGGGCCATGCTTGACCTGGCAGCCGTCAAGCCGGACGAATTCCTGATCGACCTCGGCTCCGGTGACGGTCGTATAAATATTTTAGCTGCCAAAAATCACGGCGCCCGGGGGTTTGGGGTTGATCTGAACGACAAGCTGGTGGATTTGAGCCGACAGTATGCCAAGCAGGCCGGCGTTTCAGATCGGATCGACTTCTACGTAAAAGACATCTTTTTAACCGATATCAACAGGGCCGATGTGGTGACGATGTATTTACTGCCGGAAGTCAATTTAAAACTGCGGCCCAAACTGTTGGGCGAACTCAATCCCGGCGTACGCGTGATTTCACAGGATTTTCACATGGAAGCCTAGCGCCCGGATAGCATCCGGACGCTAAAAGATGAAAGCGGGGAGGAACGATACCTTTACCTGTGGATCATACCTGCCGAGGTGGGCGGCCGGTGGCAATGGCAAATCCCCATCCTCAGCAGCGACCAGCGTTTCGTTCTGGAAGTGAATCAGCATTTCCAGGATATCGAAGGGGCAGCACTGAATCAGGATATTCTCTGGCGTATTTTTAACCCGTCCCTGAAGGGTGATCAGATTCGATTTTCGTTGATCAGCGAGGCGGATGACCGTATCGTTCAGCAGGATTACCAGGGCCGCGTAAAGGGAAACATCATTGAAGGAACGGTCCGGTTAGGCGGAACCATGGCCCCGGAAAGTCTGGAATGGAAAGCTGAACGTATCCACAAATAAACCCCGGCGCAGGGTGTTCATTCCCTGGGGACCCCTTCTTTTGTTGGGCGGCAAAAACAAACCGTTCCCCAGAACCGGCCAATCTCACACCTAAATCGGCACCCCGTTGAATTTCCCCTAACGGGGTGTTTTAAATTTTCCTTTTTTATGATATCCTTTTTACACCTTGATGGTGTAACCCAACAAAGTTTACGGCACAGCCCTTCCCCTAAACGCATTTAACAAAGGAGGAGACGATGGCAGTAAAAATCCTGATTAAACGGACAGTCCCCCTGGACAAAGCCAGAGAAATGATCCCCCTTGTCAGGCAAATGCGAAGCCTGGCAAACAATCAGCCGGGGTATATTTCCGGTGAAACCTTAAAAAGCCTGGACCAGCCCGACACCTTTCTGGTTATCAGTACCTGGCAATCCTCAGATGACTGGGGCAAGTGGTTGTTAAGCAAGGAAAGGCAGGGTGTTCAGGAAAAAATCGATTCGCTGCTGGGTGGAAAGACCGAATACGAAATGTTTTATTACGGCTTCACGGAATAACCCAAAAACAAATCGGTTAAAGATCCTGTTCGGACCTGCTGTCTTCTATTACCCAAAAAATGCCCTGTCACGCCATTTGGCGGAACAGGGCATTTTTTAACCATCTATCGTTTGTTTATATATTTGGTATGCGTTCCCGCGCTGCCTGAACGATGCTGAAATACTCGTCCTTGTTAAATCCCAGACGGACCAGGGTTTCATCCCGGGGAATGCCGTTGGGATCGTACCCCTTTTCCTGATAAACCACATCGGTTAATTTGTCATATTGGCTGTTTCGATATTTTTGTAAAGCGGTCAGCATCTCTTCATCCCCCATGCCGTTCACCTGAATACCGGCCACATCAGCGAGATATTGCTGATAATACGCTTTGCGTGAAAGGAATTCGTTCATATAAACCGGTGCTTTGGCCCGCAGGGGAATCACATCATGTTCGCGGGTCCCGAATCCCTGGCGCAGATTAATCAGCTTATGCAGAAGGTAGCTTCGCTCCGACTCCGCCAGGAGATCGTCCAGTGTTTTTTGGGTCCCCAGGGTGCCGTTTACCAAACCGAGATAATACGCGATCGTCGGAAGATTTTTGGCAGGATCCTCCGTGTTTTTTGCCTCGGGGTGACGCACATCAATCCATGGCAGCTTGCAGAGGCCGACAATGTTAAACCAGGTGCGAAACAGCGGAAACCATCTTAATGCCGACGCCTTTTTTTCAAAGGTGGGCAGCTCTTTTTTGATCTGATCCAGGGCGATGAGCCAGGCTTCGTCGTGCTGCGGCCCTTTCAGGGCAAAACCATAGCCGCCCTGCTGGGCCAGCGATTCCTTGGTAATGTACATCGAAAATTCCAGGCCTTTACTCTCCATGGCAAAAAGTTCCAGCTCGGCCATGATCTCCCCCGAAAGTTGACCGTTGCGTGATGCCACAAGGTTCGCAATATAATGCTTCATGTGGCGCACGCCTTTGCCGGCCTCCCTGGCCAGGCCCTTTTCACCGGAAGCCATGCGATGCAGCAGTTCTAAAACCGTATCCGCACGGCCCCATTCCAGCTTGAGCCCATCGGTGTCTTCAGGCGTCAGGATGTTGCGCTCATAGGCTTCAAACAGGAACGACATCACCACGCCGGCGCTGATGGTATCGAGACCGTACTCGTCACAGTACCAGGCATACTCGAGCATGCCGTCGATATCAAAAACACCCAAGTTGGTAACCGCCGCCGCTGTTTCGTACTCCGGTCCATCCACCGCAACGGTCTTGCCGGCGTGGGGTCCGGACTTGAGGGTATATTCCTCGCATCCCTTGGTACAGGCCAGGTTGCAGCCCGCAAAACAGCCATCGGGTTTTCGCTGTTCAAAAACGCTGTTTTCAAATATCTTGCCGGACACATCCTTGGCGCGTTCATCTGAGCCATATTGATAGTTATTTATCGGCAGCAGATGATGCGGATTCATCATGTCTATCAGAGAGGTCGTCCCCTGGGTGCCCAGGCTCATGGAATTCGGGTCCACCTCGCGGATGACGCTGCGGATGTTTTTGCCGGCGTCCCGCAACTGCTCACGGTCGGCTGGATGGTTGGAAATGCCGGCAGAGATATCACATTTCACAACGATGCCCCTGAGTCCCTTGGTGCGCATGACCGTACCCAGACCGCCGCGGCCGGCTTGCTTGGCCCGGCAGCGTTTTCGTCTGACATCGTAGTAAATACTGTTGACACAGCCGAAATGCGTTTGTCCGGCGCCCCGACCCGCACACACAAAAGCCACCCCAACAGGATTTCCCTCGCCTTTGTATTGATCGATCACCTTTTCAGCTTCAAGCAAAGAAAATTCCGTTTGGGGCGCATCGACGATCTCTATCTTGCCCCTGTCGCCGTCAATGACAACCATGACGTCTGCGGCTGATTTTCCGGTAATGGCGATGGCGTCAAAGCCTGCCTGTTTTACCAGCGGGAAAAAATAGCCGCCGACATTGGAATCGCAAAATGTCCGGGTCAGGGGGGAAATCGACCCCACGATAAATTTGCCGGTGCCGGCAAATCCGCTTTCCCCGCAAAACGGTCCGCCGGCAAGGGCCAGTACGTTTTCCGGGCTGTCATAAGTCGTATCGCTATGGGTGCCGTCATAGACAAGTTTCAGACAATAACCCCGGCCGCCGACAAACATGCTTCGCGTTTGGTCCGAAATCTTTTCAACAACGATGCTGCGGCTGCCGAGGTCAACTCTCAGCAGCCGGTCGGTATATCCTCTTTCCACCGCCGCTTTGGAATAATCAATTGAATTAATAGCCATATTATACTCCTTTGTAAAATTCAGCTTTCGTAAAGAGGTTATATAGTAGAGATTGTGATTAGCTGTCAAGTTAAAGACTTACAGTAAGCATCCATACTATCCAAAATAATTTAAAATCAGGCCGTTGGGGATGAGAACAGAAGGTCACCACTGCGTCATGCCCGCGCAGGCGGACATCCAGAAATTCTGTCATTCAGGTTAATTTATTTTATGATGTTATTTATGGTAATTATAAGTAATTTGTAGAAAATATAATATACAAGATTAAAATTATATTGACTGATAATAACTTAAAAAGTATGATTTCCGGGAATTTTAACCGGATATTGACCCGGACGGATGCACCCATTGTCCGTCCGGAAACGTCAACCGGATCATGCACGGGATTAACCGCCGGGAGCATCAAATGAAAAACCTGCTGACGACAAAGGAAGTCGCACAATTTTTAGAGGTCAATGAAAAAATGGTTTACACCCTGGTGGCTGAAAAAGGGTTGCCGGCAACCAAGGTAACCGGCAAGTGGCTGTTTCCGCGTCATCTGGTGGAACAGTGGATCGAAATGCACACCAGCAATTATCCGCAGCAGGCAACCCACCTGCCGCCTTACGAAGGGATTCTGATCATCACCGGCAGCAACGACCCCCTGCTGGACCGGTCGATTTCACTTTTTAATTCTCTTTACCCCGATCAAATTGCCGTCTTCGGCAACCTGGGCAGCATGGGTGGCCTCCGGGCCCTGCGTCAAAACCGCTGCCACATGGCCGCCAGCCATCTGCTCCAGGAGGATGAGGCCGAATACAACTTTGACTTTGCCACCAAAGAACTGGGAGCTCTGCCCGCCATTGTCAACTTTTGCCGGCGGGAGCAGGGCGTCCTGGTGCAAAGGGGAAACCCCAAAAAGATAACCGGCATCGCCGATCTGGGCAGAGCGGGGCTTCAGATTGTAAACCGCCCCCTGGGCACCGGCACCCGGCTGCTGCTGGACCGGGAACTGGGCAAGGCCGGGGTGGAGGGCAGCACGATTAAAGGCTACCACCATGAAGTCAACCGCCACCTGGATCTCGGCCTTGAGATTTTATCCGGCCGCGCCGATGCCGGGCCGGGAATCCGCGCTGTGGCCGGCCTGCTCGATCTTGATTTTATCCCCCTGCGCTGGGAAAGGTTCGACCTGCTGGTTTCCAAGGACAGATTCTTTGATAAAGGCGTCCAGCTGTTTCTCGGCCTGCTGGTTGAAAAAACATTTCGGGAAATTGCATCCCACTACTCCGGTTATGATGTCGAGTTTTCCGGAAAGATGGTTTATCCCAAAAACAGTGAAAAAAATAATCCCGATAGCCGATAAAACTTTAAACTGCACATCAGGAAAAGGAGAAAGATCATGAAACCGCGTTCTTTATGTTTATGGTTGGCCCTGTTGGTTCTCTTGACGCTGCCGGCCGCAGCCACCGCCCAGGATAAAATCCTTAAAATGTCGACGACCACCAGCACCCAGGCTTCAGGCTTGCTGGATGTCCTTTTGCCTGCGCTGGAAAAGGATACCGGCATTCAGGTGAAAGTCTTTGCCAAAGGCACCGGTGCCGCCATCCGCGACGGCATGGACGGCAATGTGGACGTCATATTCGTTCATGACCGCGAAAGAGAGGATAAGTTTTTGGCTGACGGTTACGGCACCAAACGCTATGGCGTCATGCACAATGATTTTGTCATCATCGGTTCCCCCAAAGATCCGGCCGGCGTTAAGGAGCTCAAGGATGCTGCCGCGGCATTGAAAAAAATCGCCGCTGCCAATGCGCTGTTTATCTCCCGCGGGGACGACAGCGGCACCCACGGCAAGGAACAGGCGCTGTGGAAATCCAGCGGCGTTGCCGCCGCCACCCAGCGTGTTGAAGTGGTCAGCGGCGGCAACAAAAGAACCATCAGCTTCATCGTCCCCCAAGGGTCCGAAAAATGGTATCTTTCCATCGGGCAGGGGATGGGCAAGACCATTACATTTGCCGATGAAAAGCAGGCCTACACCCTGACCGACCGGGGCACGTACATCAGCTATAAATACGGCAAGGGCGCCAAGCTCGATCTTGAAATCCTGTGCGAAGGCGGCGATGATCTGGCCAACCCCTATGGCGTTATTCCGGTAAGCCCGGCCAAATATCCCCATGTCAAATCTGATCTGGCCGAACAGTTTGCCCAATGGCTCGTGTCCCCAAGAGGTCAATCTGTAATCGCAAACTACAAGATGCTGGGAAAACAGTTGTTTTTTCCGGACGCGGTAAAGTAACGATGAATCTTATAATTGACAGCATTCTTTCCGCAATCAACCTGATCCTTTCGCTGGATGCGGAAATGATGAACATTGTTGCGGTTTCCCTCAAGGTCAGCGCCGCCTCCACGCTGTTTGCAGGGGTGCTGGGAGTTCCCCTGGGATTTTTCGTGGCATTTGAAACATTTCCGGGAAAACGGCTGATCATCACCCTGCTGAACACCCTGCTGGCGCTCCCCACCGTTGTCATCGGGCTTTTTGTTTACGCCTTTATCTCCAGAAGGGGCATCTTCGGCGCCCTGGACCTGCTCTACACCCAAAAGGCCATGGTAATCGGTCAGGTTATCCTGGTCCTGCCGATTGTGGCGACTTTTACCATCGCCGCCATCAGCCGGATCGATGAACGCTACCGCAAGACCGCAATGACCCTGGGCGCCAATCGCCTGCAGACCGCCGGTGTTATCTTCAGAGAAGCCCGTTTTGGGATTGTCGCCGCGCTGGTGGCGTCCTTCGGCCGGGTCATCGCCGAAGTGGGCATCAGCATGATGCTGGGGGGCAACGCCAGGGGCTTTACCCGCACCATGACCACCGCCATGGCCCTGGAATATGACAAAGGCCAGTTTGTCCTGGCGGTGGCGCTGGGAATTATTTTGCTCAGCATCAGTTTCGGTTTAAATCTACTATTTAACTTCTTTCAGGGGAGATACGACCGGTGACCTTGTATCGTCTCTCGCAGCTGACAAAAACATACCGCAACCGGACGGTTCTCGATATTCCCTTTTTGGAAATCGACCCGGGAAAGATCTACGCCCTGATGGGTCCCAACGGCGCCGGCAAAACCACCTTGCTGAACATTCTCGGTTTTCTGGACCCGCCCACAGGCGGCAGTGTTCAGTTTTGTTCTCGCTCGGTTCAGTTCACAGAACCTGCCCTGCAGGCGCTTCGCAAAGAGGTCGTGATCGTGGATCAGCATCCGATTCTTTTCACCACCACCGTTTATAAAAATCTGGAATTCGGATTAAAGGTCAGGCAGATCGCCAAAAGCGAGCGGGAGCGCATGATCACCGCATCGCTGGAAATGGTCGGCATGCTGGACTTTGCCCAGGCCCTGGCCCACCGCCTGTCAGGAGGGGAAACCCAGCGGGTGGCGCTGGCGCGCGCCTTTGCCGTTTCACCCAAAGTTTTATTATGTGACGAACCTACCGCAAATGTCGACGAGGAGAATCAGGCCATCATCCTCCGTATTCTCAAACAGATCAATGAACAGAAAAAAATTACCATTTTATTTACAACCCACGACCGGACCCAGGCGGCCGCCCTGGCCCAGCAGACTGTGTTTCTAAACAGCGGAAAGATTACCACCAATTCGCCTGAATCTAATCTTTACCATTCACCCATCAGCGCAAAATGATTGCCTAAATTGCAAACGTGACTTGCTATAAAATTTTCACCGGAAAACATATTGAATATATCTATGGTTTCATTGATTATATTGGCTTTTTCGTTTTGACACAGATCTTATTTTAACATATCATTTTTTAATGAAAACGAGTACAAACTACTTGAGCCGGGGGATTTATTCTATCATAACGCAAGGAGCCGGTTCCATTTAAAGATTTTTAAAAAGGTGCAAACATGATGAAAGAAAAACCAGTTCGCCTTACAACAACCGTGAAAGGTTCCGGGTGAGCATCTAAACTTGCTCCAGGGGACCTGGACCGGGCGCTATGTGGAATGGAATTTCCTACGGATGCAAATGTCATCGTGGGATTGGACAGCATCGATGATGCCGGTGTATACAAAATAAATGATGCGCTCGCCATCGTTCAAACCGTTGATTTTTTTACGCCGATTGTTGATGAACCCTATTGGTTCGGACAAATTGCTGCCGCCAACGCACTGAGCGATATTTATGCCATGGGCGGAATTCCGAAAACTGCAATGAATCTGGTGGCCTTTCCAGCGGATAAAATGGACATATCGATTCTGCGCCAAATTATTAAGGGGGGCATAGACAAGATGCGGGAGGCCCAAGTTGTCTTGCTGGGCGGCCACAGCATCGAAGATAACGAACTCAAATACGGATTGTCCGTCACCGGGTTTATTCATCCCGATAAGATTATCAGGAAAAATAACCTTATACTCGGCGACAAACTCATTTTGACCAAGCCGCTTGGCACGGGAATCATTAACACCGCAATCAAGGCAGGAATTGCTTCTCCCGATATAACGGAAACCGTAACCAGGATTATGGCGACACTCAACCAAAAAAGCGCCCAAGTAATGCAAAAATATCCGGTGCATGCCTGTACGGATATCACCGGCTTTGGCCTGCTGGGACATATGGCCGAGATGCTCGCAGGCTCATTACTTGGAATTAAGATTGATAGTCATAAGATGCCGATAATACCGGGGACTGATGAATATGCTCAGATGGGACTTATTCCCGCCGGCGCTTATAAAAATCGAAAATATCGAGAAACGATGGTGGACATTTCATCAACTGTTGATCGAACCTCACAAGATATTCTTTTTGATACGCAAACGTCCGGGGGGTTGCTGATTTGTATAGACGCTGTTTGCGCTGATGCCCTGGTCAACGATTTAAAAAACAATGGGATTGATCGTGCAACCATAATTGGAGAAGTCGTCTCTGAACCAAAAGGAAAGATAGTCGTGGTTTAAAAAAACAGACGGTAGTTTTTCAGGAGGTAAAAAATGAAAAAACTTGATGCCCGCGGTCTTGCCTGCCCGGCGCCGGTTCTTCAAATAAAAGCGACTTTGGAGCAAGAAGATTTGGATTCGGTCATGGTCGTAGTTGACAATGAGGCTGCCAAACAAAATGTCATCCGATTTTTAGAATCCAAGGGATTTAAGGCTTCTGTATCTTTGCGAGGGACCGATTATGAGGTCATTGGCACCTGTGATACGGATAAAATGCCCGAAAGCACAC from Desulfobacterales bacterium includes:
- a CDS encoding ATP-binding cassette domain-containing protein; translated protein: MTLYRLSQLTKTYRNRTVLDIPFLEIDPGKIYALMGPNGAGKTTLLNILGFLDPPTGGSVQFCSRSVQFTEPALQALRKEVVIVDQHPILFTTTVYKNLEFGLKVRQIAKSERERMITASLEMVGMLDFAQALAHRLSGGETQRVALARAFAVSPKVLLCDEPTANVDEENQAIILRILKQINEQKKITILFTTHDRTQAAALAQQTVFLNSGKITTNSPESNLYHSPISAK
- the selD gene encoding selenide, water dikinase SelD; protein product: MMKEKPVRLTTTVKGSGUASKLAPGDLDRALCGMEFPTDANVIVGLDSIDDAGVYKINDALAIVQTVDFFTPIVDEPYWFGQIAAANALSDIYAMGGIPKTAMNLVAFPADKMDISILRQIIKGGIDKMREAQVVLLGGHSIEDNELKYGLSVTGFIHPDKIIRKNNLILGDKLILTKPLGTGIINTAIKAGIASPDITETVTRIMATLNQKSAQVMQKYPVHACTDITGFGLLGHMAEMLAGSLLGIKIDSHKMPIIPGTDEYAQMGLIPAGAYKNRKYRETMVDISSTVDRTSQDILFDTQTSGGLLICIDAVCADALVNDLKNNGIDRATIIGEVVSEPKGKIVVV
- a CDS encoding methyltransferase domain-containing protein, which encodes MVIISPRRFTQKLRLAAAIASCFGLLTAICSCATSGQDIEPKFTRSSGAEFAKGSRKLDVPYVVTHQAVVRAMLDLAAVKPDEFLIDLGSGDGRINILAAKNHGARGFGVDLNDKLVDLSRQYAKQAGVSDRIDFYVKDIFLTDINRADVVTMYLLPEVNLKLRPKLLGELNPGVRVISQDFHMEA
- a CDS encoding ABC transporter permease; this translates as MNLIIDSILSAINLILSLDAEMMNIVAVSLKVSAASTLFAGVLGVPLGFFVAFETFPGKRLIITLLNTLLALPTVVIGLFVYAFISRRGIFGALDLLYTQKAMVIGQVILVLPIVATFTIAAISRIDERYRKTAMTLGANRLQTAGVIFREARFGIVAALVASFGRVIAEVGISMMLGGNARGFTRTMTTAMALEYDKGQFVLAVALGIILLSISFGLNLLFNFFQGRYDR
- a CDS encoding helix-turn-helix transcriptional regulator encodes the protein MKNLLTTKEVAQFLEVNEKMVYTLVAEKGLPATKVTGKWLFPRHLVEQWIEMHTSNYPQQATHLPPYEGILIITGSNDPLLDRSISLFNSLYPDQIAVFGNLGSMGGLRALRQNRCHMAASHLLQEDEAEYNFDFATKELGALPAIVNFCRREQGVLVQRGNPKKITGIADLGRAGLQIVNRPLGTGTRLLLDRELGKAGVEGSTIKGYHHEVNRHLDLGLEILSGRADAGPGIRAVAGLLDLDFIPLRWERFDLLVSKDRFFDKGVQLFLGLLVEKTFREIASHYSGYDVEFSGKMVYPKNSEKNNPDSR
- a CDS encoding substrate-binding domain-containing protein gives rise to the protein MKPRSLCLWLALLVLLTLPAAATAQDKILKMSTTTSTQASGLLDVLLPALEKDTGIQVKVFAKGTGAAIRDGMDGNVDVIFVHDREREDKFLADGYGTKRYGVMHNDFVIIGSPKDPAGVKELKDAAAALKKIAAANALFISRGDDSGTHGKEQALWKSSGVAAATQRVEVVSGGNKRTISFIVPQGSEKWYLSIGQGMGKTITFADEKQAYTLTDRGTYISYKYGKGAKLDLEILCEGGDDLANPYGVIPVSPAKYPHVKSDLAEQFAQWLVSPRGQSVIANYKMLGKQLFFPDAVK
- a CDS encoding aldehyde ferredoxin oxidoreductase C-terminal domain-containing protein produces the protein MAINSIDYSKAAVERGYTDRLLRVDLGSRSIVVEKISDQTRSMFVGGRGYCLKLVYDGTHSDTTYDSPENVLALAGGPFCGESGFAGTGKFIVGSISPLTRTFCDSNVGGYFFPLVKQAGFDAIAITGKSAADVMVVIDGDRGKIEIVDAPQTEFSLLEAEKVIDQYKGEGNPVGVAFVCAGRGAGQTHFGCVNSIYYDVRRKRCRAKQAGRGGLGTVMRTKGLRGIVVKCDISAGISNHPADREQLRDAGKNIRSVIREVDPNSMSLGTQGTTSLIDMMNPHHLLPINNYQYGSDERAKDVSGKIFENSVFEQRKPDGCFAGCNLACTKGCEEYTLKSGPHAGKTVAVDGPEYETAAAVTNLGVFDIDGMLEYAWYCDEYGLDTISAGVVMSFLFEAYERNILTPEDTDGLKLEWGRADTVLELLHRMASGEKGLAREAGKGVRHMKHYIANLVASRNGQLSGEIMAELELFAMESKGLEFSMYITKESLAQQGGYGFALKGPQHDEAWLIALDQIKKELPTFEKKASALRWFPLFRTWFNIVGLCKLPWIDVRHPEAKNTEDPAKNLPTIAYYLGLVNGTLGTQKTLDDLLAESERSYLLHKLINLRQGFGTREHDVIPLRAKAPVYMNEFLSRKAYYQQYLADVAGIQVNGMGDEEMLTALQKYRNSQYDKLTDVVYQEKGYDPNGIPRDETLVRLGFNKDEYFSIVQAARERIPNI
- a CDS encoding antibiotic biosynthesis monooxygenase, whose product is MAVKILIKRTVPLDKAREMIPLVRQMRSLANNQPGYISGETLKSLDQPDTFLVISTWQSSDDWGKWLLSKERQGVQEKIDSLLGGKTEYEMFYYGFTE